TTTACGCAGCTTATCAAACCGAATTCAATATCGGATTCATTCACGCTTTCTTGGAATAGTGTTAAATCTGAAAGATTCGTCCACGGCGGACTCAATTGCGCTTGCGGGAAATGTGACAAGAAGATTATCCTTCTGCTGAAAGATTTAATCGCACTCGCAAAGCTCGGGTCGTGCAACGTTAGGTAACAACGCATAAAGTCCATTGCTTATTTTTAGATACTCGGAATCAATTACCATTCGGGAAATCAGGGAAATTCTATGTAACTTGGGCTGGAAGTTCCGCAACGGAACTTTATGCAAAACCGTTGTGTGCAAGCTGAAAAATGAACTACGAAAGGAACAAAATAGAACTTGAAGAAAATGGATTTTCCGTTTTAGCTGACTTGTATTCGGACAAAGAAATAAGCAGAATTATAGCTTGTATCGAAAATGCTGAACAAGACGGGAATTCGTTTATGAAAACAAAGGATTTATTTGCTATTAGACAATTAATCAAAAATGTTCCTGAATTGAGCGACTTGCTGTTTAACGAAAAGTTGATTGAATTAATTTCTGACCTTTCCGAATCTGAATATTTTCTGACCAAAGCAATCTATTTTGACAAACCAAGCGAATCGAATTGGTTTGTTGCTTATCATCAAGATTTGAGCATTTCGGTTGACAAAAAAATGGAACTGGATAATTATACAAATTGGACTTTTAAAAAAG
This Rasiella rasia DNA region includes the following protein-coding sequences:
- a CDS encoding phytanoyl-CoA dioxygenase family protein, giving the protein MNYERNKIELEENGFSVLADLYSDKEISRIIACIENAEQDGNSFMKTKDLFAIRQLIKNVPELSDLLFNEKLIELISDLSESEYFLTKAIYFDKPSESNWFVAYHQDLSISVDKKMELDNYTNWTFKKGQYGVQPPIEVLEDTITIRIHLDKTDKNNGALKVIPKSHLKGIIRAESKDWDLHNEFICEVEKGGAMLMKPLTLHASNRTTNGKKRRVIHLEFNKHHLTEPLAWLEHYGIKKPAHNNV